One Methylophaga marina DNA window includes the following coding sequences:
- a CDS encoding FdhF/YdeP family oxidoreductase, producing MSHYKPYNGPAAGWGALVSVTRNWLGSRNAISNIRAMLKTNQDHGLDCPGCAWGETPEKGMIKFCENGAKAVNWEATGRKVTPAFFAKHSNAELLKESDFWLESQGRITHPMRYNADTDHYETVTWQEAFDTVAKHLNQLDSPDQAEFYTSGRASNEAAFLYQLFVRAFGTNNFPDCSNMCHEASGIGMSETLGVGKGTVTFEDFAEADAIFVIGQNPGTNHPRMLEPLSEAVKRGAHVVCFNPLKERGLERFQHPQSPMEMLTNESEPTNSAYFRPALGGDMAAIRGMAKFLLQWDREAQEKGKPAVLDHAFIQQQTHGMDDYFAEIDNTPWDLIESQSGLSLAEIEMAAKIYCKADRVIMCWAMGVTQHLHSVPTVQEIVNLQLLRGNIGRPGAGLSPVRGHSNVQGDRTMGIDEQPPEWLLDAIEQRFDFKVPREHGHTTVQAIDAMEKGQAKVFFGLGGNFVQATPDTERSHKAMRNCDLTVQISTKLNRSHLVTGKEALILPCLGRTEKDFQKSGLQGVTVEDTFSMVHISYGQLKPFSPLLRSEASIIAGIAKATLGNKPVDWEWLVEDYDRIRDLIADVIPGFDNFSKKIQNPGGFYLGNPAAEYQWNTNTGKANFIANPLPKTLLQDQVTKNGQSPDLILQTMRSHDQYNTTVYSMNDRYRGVYGMRDVVFANEADIKRLGLEHGQKVDMITVWEDGKERKVSNFTLLSYDIPQGQAAAYYPETNPLVPLESYGDKTFTPTSKFIAIKMIASANEAGDVVRSSVA from the coding sequence GTGAGTCATTACAAGCCCTACAATGGTCCAGCTGCTGGTTGGGGTGCACTTGTCAGTGTTACTCGTAACTGGCTGGGTAGCAGAAATGCTATTTCCAATATCCGTGCGATGCTGAAAACGAATCAGGATCATGGTCTTGATTGTCCAGGGTGTGCCTGGGGAGAAACGCCTGAAAAGGGCATGATTAAATTTTGTGAAAATGGTGCCAAAGCGGTTAACTGGGAAGCGACAGGCCGTAAAGTCACCCCGGCATTTTTTGCGAAGCACAGTAACGCTGAGTTATTAAAAGAAAGTGATTTTTGGCTAGAGTCACAGGGGCGTATCACTCATCCGATGCGTTATAACGCCGACACTGATCATTACGAAACCGTCACATGGCAAGAAGCCTTTGATACGGTTGCCAAACACTTAAACCAGCTTGACTCACCCGATCAAGCAGAATTTTATACCTCTGGTCGAGCCAGTAACGAAGCCGCTTTTCTATACCAGCTTTTTGTCCGTGCCTTCGGTACCAATAATTTCCCAGACTGTTCCAATATGTGCCACGAAGCCAGTGGTATTGGTATGTCTGAAACACTGGGTGTGGGCAAAGGCACTGTTACCTTTGAAGACTTTGCTGAAGCGGATGCGATTTTTGTCATTGGTCAGAATCCTGGTACCAATCACCCACGTATGTTGGAACCGCTGAGTGAAGCAGTGAAACGTGGTGCACATGTCGTGTGTTTTAATCCACTTAAAGAACGTGGTTTGGAACGTTTTCAGCATCCACAAAGCCCGATGGAAATGCTCACTAATGAGTCTGAGCCAACTAATAGTGCTTATTTCAGACCTGCTTTAGGTGGTGATATGGCCGCTATTCGCGGTATGGCGAAGTTCTTATTGCAATGGGATCGCGAAGCACAAGAAAAAGGTAAACCGGCGGTATTAGACCATGCATTTATTCAGCAACAGACGCATGGTATGGATGACTACTTCGCCGAAATCGATAATACGCCTTGGGATTTGATTGAATCACAATCAGGCCTGAGTCTGGCTGAAATCGAAATGGCGGCTAAGATTTATTGTAAAGCTGACCGTGTCATTATGTGCTGGGCGATGGGTGTAACCCAGCATCTTCATTCTGTGCCGACTGTTCAGGAAATTGTGAACCTGCAATTATTGCGTGGCAATATTGGCCGTCCTGGCGCAGGTTTATCACCTGTGCGTGGTCACAGTAATGTGCAGGGTGACCGCACCATGGGTATTGATGAGCAGCCACCAGAATGGTTACTGGATGCCATTGAACAGCGCTTTGATTTTAAAGTGCCTCGTGAACATGGTCATACCACGGTTCAAGCCATTGATGCGATGGAAAAAGGTCAAGCGAAAGTCTTCTTTGGGCTAGGTGGTAACTTTGTTCAGGCCACACCGGATACCGAGCGTTCACATAAAGCCATGCGTAACTGTGATTTGACTGTGCAGATTTCAACAAAACTGAACCGTAGTCATCTTGTTACAGGTAAAGAGGCACTGATTTTACCGTGTCTGGGTCGCACTGAAAAAGATTTCCAAAAATCTGGATTACAAGGTGTAACCGTTGAAGATACCTTTAGCATGGTGCACATCTCTTACGGTCAGCTAAAACCTTTTTCACCTTTATTACGCTCTGAAGCTTCGATTATTGCTGGCATTGCTAAAGCGACCTTAGGTAATAAACCGGTGGATTGGGAATGGTTGGTAGAAGACTATGACCGCATTCGTGATCTGATTGCAGATGTTATTCCAGGCTTTGATAATTTCAGTAAGAAAATACAGAATCCTGGTGGCTTTTATTTGGGTAACCCAGCAGCAGAGTATCAATGGAACACCAATACAGGTAAAGCTAACTTTATTGCGAATCCTTTACCTAAGACCTTGCTTCAGGATCAGGTTACCAAGAACGGGCAGTCTCCCGATCTGATTTTGCAAACCATGCGTTCTCATGATCAATACAACACGACGGTTTACAGCATGAACGATCGTTATCGAGGTGTGTATGGCATGCGTGATGTCGTTTTTGCTAACGAAGCTGATATCAAACGCCTTGGGCTGGAACACGGGCAGAAAGTAGATATGATTACCGTGTGGGAAGATGGTAAAGAACGAAAAGTATCCAACTTCACCTTGTTAAGTTATGACATCCCTCAAGGGCAGGCTGCTGCATACTATCCAGAAACTAACCCATTAGTCCCACTGGAAAGTTATGGCGATAAAACCTTTACACCGACCTCGAAATTCATTGCGATTAAAATGATAGCGAGTGCAAATGAAGCGGGTGACGTTGTCCGCTCCTCGGTGGCTTAA
- the fabG gene encoding 3-oxoacyl-ACP reductase FabG: protein MLTSIKNKSVIVTGGSKGIGKGIASVFAKQGAKVMIAARGEEAAKQTVDEINTLGGTADYYLCDVSSWEQVQALVKYTEDTFGSVDILCANAGTFPQKKIIDLTPEDWDDIMSANLKSTFLCVKACIPQFEKQGKGRVVVTSSITGPITGYPGWSHYGATKAGQLGFMKTAAMELARYNTTINAVMPGNIYTEGLADLGEEYLNSMAAAIPLKRLGAVEDIANAALFFAADEAAYITGQQIVVDGGQTLPECMEAVDEI, encoded by the coding sequence ATGCTCACTTCTATTAAAAATAAATCTGTCATCGTTACAGGTGGCTCAAAAGGCATTGGCAAAGGCATTGCCAGTGTATTTGCGAAACAAGGGGCCAAAGTGATGATTGCCGCTCGTGGAGAAGAAGCGGCTAAGCAGACTGTTGATGAAATCAATACCCTCGGTGGTACTGCAGATTACTACTTATGCGACGTATCCAGTTGGGAACAAGTTCAAGCTTTAGTGAAATACACTGAAGACACGTTTGGTAGCGTCGATATTCTCTGTGCTAATGCCGGTACGTTCCCACAGAAAAAAATCATCGACTTAACACCTGAAGACTGGGATGACATTATGTCAGCCAATCTTAAGAGTACTTTTCTCTGTGTCAAAGCGTGTATCCCTCAATTTGAGAAACAAGGCAAAGGTCGCGTTGTGGTGACCTCTTCTATCACTGGCCCAATCACAGGCTATCCTGGCTGGTCGCACTACGGAGCAACTAAGGCTGGTCAGTTAGGTTTTATGAAAACAGCCGCGATGGAACTGGCTCGTTATAACACCACCATTAATGCCGTAATGCCCGGTAATATTTACACTGAGGGCTTAGCTGATTTAGGTGAAGAATATCTCAATAGTATGGCGGCTGCGATACCGTTAAAACGATTGGGTGCCGTCGAAGATATTGCCAATGCGGCTTTATTCTTTGCTGCTGATGAAGCGGCTTATATCACTGGACAGCAGATCGTGGTTGATGGTGGTCAGACATTACCTGAGTGTATGGAAGCCGTCGATGAGATCTAG
- a CDS encoding cytochrome-c peroxidase, which translates to MACASCHDPDLAWADGRRKAIGHNRIQGDINSPSIVDTGLLKQLFWDGRVNSLEEQTLASWTNPIEMAANPENAAKRLAKTASYPALFKTAFGDENITPERIVQAIATFVRTVRSSPSDFDRFMEGKQTALTDQQIRGLHLFRTKARCIHCHNGPLLSDNQFHHLGTSFDQVGNFQGRYKMTGKAEDVGAFRTPALRTGIASPPYMHNGLVTDLDMLLAMYNMGWWQNAKLDNKTDDIPTAQLSPLIKPLDLSKQELADLKAFLLGLSSHLPQPLLPEELP; encoded by the coding sequence ATTGCTTGCGCCTCTTGTCATGATCCAGATTTAGCCTGGGCTGATGGCAGAAGAAAAGCGATTGGACATAATCGTATTCAAGGTGACATCAACTCACCCTCTATCGTTGATACTGGCTTGCTGAAGCAATTGTTTTGGGATGGCAGAGTCAACAGTCTGGAAGAACAAACACTGGCAAGTTGGACCAACCCGATTGAGATGGCAGCGAATCCTGAAAATGCAGCAAAACGACTGGCGAAGACCGCATCTTATCCTGCTCTTTTCAAAACCGCTTTTGGTGACGAAAACATCACGCCTGAACGTATCGTTCAGGCTATTGCCACTTTTGTGCGAACAGTTCGCTCATCGCCATCAGACTTTGATCGCTTTATGGAAGGTAAGCAAACGGCACTGACCGACCAGCAAATTAGAGGCCTACACTTATTCCGCACAAAAGCGCGTTGTATCCATTGCCACAATGGCCCCTTACTCAGTGATAATCAATTCCATCACTTGGGTACATCATTTGACCAAGTCGGTAATTTCCAGGGCCGCTATAAAATGACGGGAAAGGCAGAAGATGTCGGTGCATTTAGAACACCTGCATTACGAACAGGCATCGCTTCGCCACCCTATATGCACAATGGCCTCGTTACGGATTTGGATATGCTGCTAGCTATGTACAATATGGGGTGGTGGCAAAATGCGAAACTCGATAATAAAACCGATGATATTCCCACCGCTCAATTATCGCCACTAATAAAACCCTTGGATCTGTCAAAACAAGAACTGGCCGATCTGAAAGCCTTTTTACTCGGCTTATCCAGTCATCTACCACAGCCACTTCTTCCAGAAGAATTACCCTAG
- a CDS encoding DeoR family transcriptional regulator, translated as MSRKKIARHKAIIDELTINPSMRVSELAKTLKVTTETIRRDLEELAEQNLISRTYGGALLRQAAEPVLNERHKANLAERTAIAKKPLRH; from the coding sequence ATGTCACGGAAAAAAATCGCAAGACACAAGGCAATCATTGACGAGCTCACCATCAATCCTTCTATGCGGGTGAGTGAATTAGCAAAAACCCTGAAAGTCACGACAGAAACGATTCGTCGTGATTTAGAAGAGTTAGCCGAACAAAACCTGATTAGTCGTACTTATGGTGGCGCCTTACTGAGACAGGCAGCAGAACCTGTATTAAATGAGCGACATAAAGCGAATCTGGCCGAGCGTACCGCCATTGCAAAAAAGCCGCTCCGACATTGA
- a CDS encoding TonB-dependent receptor: MNRTYLSSAILNILLLSSTSIVFPSVSFADDTSSKRTSVTESQQISIPAGSLETALNQLGQQTGLLISFSADLVRDQSSPGAKQARSIYQALDQILAHSGLRYVQNGELSYTILPIQSADQSGVDLPQLNIEALPHNPEIKTLTSIEMRQSLRSDLAEALSLIPSVRVDDTASSSLQQGDIKPAEFSIRGAAPYQNKLMLDGASIDSRLDPALEESASNYTRVAGHSQGLFVDPTFLDNLTVIDVNASASEGGFVGGVVKAETKAYSGRDEFQIKHRKTQDSWTEFHVDESQEGEFFEDGARQLPTGLPGDYHPKFRKSETALQGATRIGDIGVFAGYSEKESHISQKQLVQLDFDYFADTGRIFKPSDEKTLDKESRYGVVRFDLLERDYDLNASVAYSDYYEDSFLINYIGSDFEGQHQGLNASVNFGKQFADTRMALNLNAGTNADQREFESNTIDQYKYTSIYEAGIFGGYGDLANRQYTIGSTLNFTTSLNESHVWRYGTELKWARYMQDRGNDFTFNEYTLDFTQPLPPQTSPGSWAPSDQFHSREVIYQAGKIAFDNMDISAFTELNGDYQHVFWRAGVRVEHDDWLDNVNLAPRIQAGVYLNNTQTARITVGANRYYGKSFLSYRLREEERSRMSIRERDSASDNWTTIDPTQEWEFRDLDTPYDDEYSVGLYAEVLSGQAGLQYVERQGRKQIRTHYDSTSEVSWFENSGSSNTQQVDLFWRSSPFRFAGMKWLVNSTVSWMDKDTDARYGDSGGYLSSVDANEQVIFEGNQVARRALPAGDFATPVTANLDIIMQAFDDRLLVKNSWAFTNGYKYLKSLGKDDDTGLDSYETENQGRTTRWDISVEYALLSRPSSPYIRADIINVSDKRNVVTTESGIQLFGLGRQFWFEIGYRY, translated from the coding sequence ATGAATCGAACTTATTTATCTTCAGCAATACTCAATATTCTCCTGCTATCCAGCACAAGTATTGTCTTTCCCTCCGTCAGCTTTGCAGACGATACATCATCAAAGCGCACTAGCGTGACCGAATCACAGCAAATTTCCATACCTGCTGGGTCTTTGGAGACGGCCCTTAACCAACTCGGTCAACAAACAGGGTTACTGATTAGTTTTTCAGCAGATTTAGTCAGGGACCAATCAAGCCCTGGTGCTAAGCAGGCTCGCAGCATTTATCAGGCTTTAGACCAAATACTGGCACACAGTGGGCTTAGATACGTCCAAAATGGTGAGTTAAGTTACACCATCCTTCCTATTCAGAGTGCGGATCAATCAGGCGTAGATTTACCACAACTGAATATTGAAGCATTACCTCATAACCCAGAAATAAAAACTCTCACCTCTATCGAAATGCGCCAATCACTTAGGTCAGATCTGGCAGAAGCACTGAGCCTTATCCCTTCAGTACGTGTCGATGACACGGCCAGCTCAAGCCTGCAACAAGGTGATATCAAACCAGCAGAGTTTTCCATTCGTGGCGCAGCTCCATATCAAAATAAACTAATGCTTGATGGGGCGAGCATTGACAGTCGGCTAGATCCTGCTCTTGAAGAAAGTGCTTCGAACTACACACGGGTTGCCGGACACTCTCAAGGTTTATTTGTTGACCCCACTTTTCTGGATAATTTAACCGTCATTGATGTGAATGCTTCAGCCAGTGAAGGAGGATTTGTTGGTGGTGTCGTCAAAGCAGAAACCAAAGCCTATTCAGGACGAGACGAATTTCAAATCAAACACCGTAAAACCCAAGACAGCTGGACGGAATTTCATGTTGATGAGTCTCAAGAAGGTGAGTTTTTTGAAGATGGGGCAAGACAATTACCAACTGGCTTGCCCGGAGATTATCATCCTAAGTTCCGTAAATCAGAGACAGCTCTGCAAGGCGCGACACGAATAGGTGATATAGGTGTTTTTGCAGGTTATAGTGAAAAAGAATCACACATTTCCCAAAAGCAACTGGTGCAATTAGATTTTGATTACTTTGCTGACACAGGGCGTATATTTAAACCTTCCGATGAAAAAACCCTAGATAAAGAATCACGTTACGGCGTGGTTAGATTTGACCTGCTCGAACGTGATTATGATCTCAATGCCTCAGTCGCCTACAGCGATTATTACGAAGACAGTTTCCTGATTAACTACATTGGTTCAGACTTTGAAGGACAACATCAAGGTCTGAATGCGAGTGTTAATTTTGGGAAACAATTCGCTGACACTCGTATGGCTCTTAATCTCAATGCAGGTACCAATGCCGATCAACGTGAGTTTGAAAGCAACACCATTGATCAATATAAATACACCAGTATCTATGAAGCGGGGATTTTTGGTGGTTATGGTGATTTAGCCAACCGTCAATATACGATTGGTTCAACACTTAACTTTACCACCTCACTGAATGAGTCCCATGTATGGCGCTATGGTACCGAGCTGAAATGGGCTCGTTACATGCAAGATCGCGGAAATGACTTTACCTTCAATGAATACACCTTAGACTTCACTCAGCCACTCCCTCCTCAAACCTCACCGGGCTCATGGGCGCCTAGCGATCAGTTTCATAGCCGGGAAGTAATTTACCAGGCGGGGAAAATTGCCTTTGATAATATGGATATTTCTGCATTTACTGAATTAAACGGTGACTACCAGCATGTCTTTTGGCGTGCTGGTGTGCGAGTGGAACATGATGATTGGTTAGACAATGTCAATTTAGCACCAAGAATTCAAGCAGGTGTCTATTTAAACAACACGCAAACAGCACGTATTACCGTTGGTGCAAACCGTTACTACGGTAAGTCCTTTTTATCTTATCGCTTACGAGAAGAAGAACGTAGTCGCATGAGCATTCGTGAACGCGATAGTGCAAGTGACAATTGGACCACTATTGATCCAACACAAGAGTGGGAGTTTCGCGACCTCGATACACCTTATGATGATGAATACAGCGTAGGACTCTATGCTGAAGTATTAAGTGGGCAAGCAGGCCTCCAATACGTAGAGCGCCAGGGACGTAAACAAATTCGAACCCATTATGATTCTACTTCCGAAGTCAGTTGGTTTGAAAACTCAGGCAGCAGTAATACACAACAAGTCGATCTGTTCTGGCGTTCTTCACCTTTCCGATTTGCTGGTATGAAATGGTTAGTTAATTCAACCGTGAGTTGGATGGATAAAGACACTGATGCTCGCTATGGTGATAGTGGCGGTTATCTATCTAGTGTCGATGCGAATGAACAGGTCATATTTGAAGGTAATCAAGTCGCTCGCCGAGCATTACCCGCCGGTGACTTCGCCACACCAGTGACAGCTAATCTGGACATTATCATGCAGGCATTTGATGATCGTTTACTGGTAAAAAATAGCTGGGCCTTTACCAACGGTTATAAATATTTAAAAAGTTTAGGTAAAGATGATGATACCGGTCTGGATAGTTATGAAACAGAAAATCAAGGACGAACTACTCGCTGGGATATCAGTGTTGAATACGCGCTACTTTCACGCCCCTCCTCACCTTATATTCGAGCCGATATCATTAACGTCTCAGATAAGCGAAATGTGGTGACGACGGAATCAGGCATCCAATTATTTGGTTTAGGCCGTCAGTTCTGGTTCGAAATTGGGTATCGCTACTGA
- a CDS encoding aminotransferase class III-fold pyridoxal phosphate-dependent enzyme has product MAGLYNSQFVQRLTRGVKGLLPMWDVSEKANISLLTVSENATFLIQDEARNQRFIIRVHRPNYHSKKEILSELMWIQSLRQQQVLNTPEPLTMTDGSLVAEFDDEGTARYVVAFEFLPGDQPNEDESLVAGFELLGATSAKLHQHAKNWTLPDGFERKKWNFESAFGPEPLWGDWREALGLDEQGKVVLEQLCQLLESQLEAYGEGADRFGLVHADLRLANLLADGHDLGVIDFDDCGFSWFMYDFASAVSFLELSPLLPELERAWVRGYKSISLLSAEDEAMISTFVMFRRLLLTAWVASHPETETAAEAGFDQYTQGTIELAKRYLAENEQQDTSPLSEKRILDMNAFEAKSGQHKENVTRRLDNLGAASVLFYQEPIEMVSAQGAWMQAADGKRYLDFYNNVPCLGHCHPSVVAAVSKQIATLNVHTRYLVSVVDDYLESLKATLPESVSNVVMTCSGSEANDLAMRLAEQASGGTGFIVTEDAYHGNTSLVTTVSPSIIKQGSLPDNVVAIPAPSSSVYEGDIAAGFAAKVAEAIETLQQRGIRVAALLVDTIFSSDGIFFEPRGFLKQAVEVVRNAGGVFIADEVQPGFARMGDTFWGFDFHGLTPDIVTMGKPMGNGFPMAAVATRPDYLQSFCADVGYFNTFGGNPVAAAAGQAVLNTIQQENLQENARKMGDYLKQQLQFMAQQSSYIADVRGQGLFLGIDIGEKDNKHNPNPTKTRHIINGLKQAGVLIGAAGKYGATLKLRPLLTLSRYEADFFLDALSKHV; this is encoded by the coding sequence ATGGCGGGTTTATATAATTCCCAGTTTGTTCAACGCCTAACACGCGGTGTGAAAGGCTTGCTTCCAATGTGGGATGTCTCAGAAAAGGCCAACATTTCCTTACTGACTGTGTCTGAAAACGCCACATTTCTGATTCAAGATGAGGCACGAAATCAGCGTTTCATTATTCGCGTTCACAGACCAAATTATCATTCTAAAAAAGAGATCCTGTCTGAACTGATGTGGATTCAATCACTACGTCAACAGCAAGTCTTGAATACACCCGAGCCATTAACAATGACAGATGGCAGTTTAGTAGCAGAATTTGATGATGAGGGGACAGCGCGGTACGTGGTGGCCTTTGAGTTTCTTCCTGGGGATCAACCAAATGAGGATGAATCTTTAGTCGCAGGCTTTGAATTACTCGGTGCCACCTCAGCAAAACTTCATCAACATGCGAAAAACTGGACACTGCCGGATGGCTTTGAACGTAAAAAATGGAATTTTGAGAGTGCCTTTGGACCTGAGCCTTTATGGGGGGATTGGCGAGAAGCGCTTGGCTTGGATGAACAGGGGAAAGTGGTACTTGAGCAATTATGTCAGCTACTCGAGTCACAGTTAGAGGCCTATGGTGAGGGAGCAGACCGCTTCGGCTTAGTTCATGCAGATCTGCGTTTAGCGAATTTATTAGCAGACGGCCATGATCTTGGTGTGATCGATTTTGATGATTGTGGTTTTAGCTGGTTTATGTATGACTTTGCTTCAGCCGTCTCGTTTCTTGAGTTGTCGCCATTGTTGCCGGAATTAGAACGAGCCTGGGTTCGAGGCTATAAATCCATCTCACTGCTATCAGCAGAAGATGAAGCGATGATATCCACATTTGTGATGTTCCGTCGACTATTACTCACTGCCTGGGTGGCAAGTCACCCTGAAACAGAAACAGCAGCAGAAGCCGGGTTTGATCAGTACACGCAAGGCACTATTGAGTTAGCAAAGCGATATCTTGCCGAAAATGAACAGCAAGACACATCACCGCTAAGTGAAAAACGTATTCTCGATATGAACGCTTTTGAGGCTAAATCGGGTCAGCACAAGGAGAACGTCACACGGCGTCTTGATAATCTTGGTGCTGCTTCGGTTTTGTTTTACCAAGAGCCTATTGAAATGGTGTCTGCACAAGGTGCCTGGATGCAAGCCGCTGATGGTAAACGTTATCTGGATTTTTATAATAATGTGCCTTGCCTTGGTCATTGTCACCCAAGTGTCGTTGCTGCGGTGTCAAAACAAATTGCGACATTGAATGTACATACACGCTATTTGGTCAGTGTGGTGGATGACTATCTGGAGTCACTGAAAGCGACGCTACCAGAGTCAGTATCTAATGTCGTGATGACCTGCTCGGGTAGTGAAGCCAATGATTTAGCGATGCGTTTGGCTGAGCAGGCTTCAGGCGGAACAGGCTTTATTGTGACGGAAGATGCCTACCATGGTAATACCAGTCTGGTGACAACCGTCTCACCCTCCATTATTAAGCAAGGGAGTTTGCCCGATAATGTGGTAGCTATTCCGGCACCATCATCGTCTGTGTACGAAGGAGACATAGCTGCCGGTTTTGCTGCAAAAGTCGCGGAGGCAATTGAAACCTTACAACAGCGTGGTATCAGAGTGGCGGCACTGTTGGTAGATACCATTTTTTCTTCAGATGGTATTTTTTTCGAACCTCGTGGCTTTTTGAAACAAGCTGTTGAGGTTGTCCGCAACGCTGGCGGCGTTTTTATCGCTGATGAAGTTCAACCTGGGTTTGCCCGCATGGGCGATACTTTCTGGGGTTTTGACTTCCATGGACTGACGCCTGATATTGTGACAATGGGAAAACCGATGGGAAATGGTTTCCCCATGGCCGCGGTGGCGACGCGACCTGATTATTTACAGTCCTTCTGTGCTGATGTTGGTTACTTTAATACCTTTGGAGGTAATCCGGTTGCGGCGGCTGCCGGTCAAGCAGTACTCAATACCATTCAACAGGAAAATCTGCAGGAAAATGCACGTAAGATGGGGGACTACCTCAAGCAACAACTCCAGTTTATGGCGCAACAATCGTCTTATATTGCTGATGTTCGTGGGCAAGGCTTATTTTTGGGTATTGATATTGGTGAAAAGGATAATAAACATAACCCTAATCCCACCAAGACACGACATATTATTAACGGTTTAAAACAAGCAGGGGTGTTGATTGGTGCAGCAGGCAAGTACGGCGCTACCTTGAAGTTACGTCCTTTGCTAACCTTATCGCGATATGAGGCTGATTTCTTTTTAGATGCTTTATCTAAGCACGTGTAA
- a CDS encoding DeoR/GlpR family DNA-binding transcription regulator — translation MIGSGVTTVEVAKRIAYEMNNITVITHAFGVATVLSFNPTIKVIMAPGIYHGEEGATHGSQTCQFLSDYTADWAILGASSLAPTGPADALTDAADVYKQMIRQSANNMVVADHSKFDRMATARYARWNEIDHLVTDRQPSGPLKKALMADKVNIIEAAV, via the coding sequence ATGATAGGTTCGGGGGTCACTACGGTTGAAGTCGCGAAACGTATCGCCTATGAAATGAATAATATTACCGTCATCACGCATGCTTTTGGTGTGGCCACTGTTCTATCATTCAATCCGACCATTAAGGTCATCATGGCGCCTGGTATTTATCATGGTGAAGAAGGCGCAACACATGGCTCTCAGACCTGTCAGTTTTTATCAGATTACACAGCTGACTGGGCTATTCTCGGCGCCAGTAGTCTGGCACCTACAGGACCAGCAGATGCACTCACCGATGCCGCAGATGTGTATAAACAAATGATTCGCCAAAGTGCCAACAATATGGTGGTGGCTGATCACAGTAAATTCGATCGCATGGCCACGGCGCGTTATGCCAGATGGAATGAGATCGATCATTTAGTCACTGACCGCCAACCCAGTGGCCCCTTAAAGAAAGCCTTAATGGCTGATAAGGTAAACATCATTGAGGCGGCAGTCTGA